The following proteins are encoded in a genomic region of Triticum dicoccoides isolate Atlit2015 ecotype Zavitan chromosome 1B, WEW_v2.0, whole genome shotgun sequence:
- the LOC119324840 gene encoding CRM-domain containing factor CFM9, mitochondrial-like — translation MWALRSLRRTLPKAASSSLHRRCAPSINSEGFTARGGGGEAAAASISAASVPASAGGGGVCRRLMSTSKGRSMRSKVEKRMGRETGRTQMELRRAVKLRKKLMTEDERLIHSMRRAKKKVALLLQKLKKYELPDLPAPRHDPELLTAEQLQAYKKIGFRNRNYVPVGVRGVFGGVVQNMHMHWKFHETVQVCCDNFPKEKIKEMASMLTRLSGGIVVNIHNTKTIIMFRGRNYRQPKNLIPFNTLTKRKALFKARYEQALESQKLNIKKIETQLRRKGINPEDPVAMASIQRVASRFFQAIDEQQGTPYVFHGDKQPTAGTTELKEADVELAEDSDQEELDNFIAEIENAAEKQWEEEEAAEKEETSRLQYRYREEMMGERRGFNRSYDNSDADDRTQGRYRRDNDNNKWATDTRRWDDDSEIEASGEDVGERRGFGRSYDNSDAEDRSQGRYMRENKNNRRTTGSSRLDDDTEASGEDWDTDDGRDSMVVFDKERHVPDEHPRRFDNMRHERSSSSHRQNYMPGASRSPSRTPKNAVSVSDDSEDDVSDSEDDEVWGADYKEETSSSAPKVNFPNYKSSSEEEDTGDNWMRGGRTSQTKKNTDEDWDSD, via the exons ATGTGGGCTCTGAGAAGCCTCCGCCGGACCCTCCCTAAAGCAGCCTCTTCGTCGCTCCACCGGAGGTGCGCCCCGTCGATTAACTCCGAGGGCTTCACGGCgaggggaggagggggcgaggCGGCCGCGGCCTCAATATCAGCAGCGTCAGTGCCGGCGAGCGCGGGGGGCGGAGGGGTATGCCGGCGGCTGATGTCGACGAGCAAGGGAAGGAGCATGCGGAGCAAGGTGGAGAAGCGGATGGGGAGGGAGACCGGCCGCACGCAGATGGAGCTGCGCCGCGCCGTCAAGCTCCGAAAGAAGCTCATGACCGAGGACGAGAGGCTCATCCACAGCATGCGGAGG GCCAAGAAAAAAGTTGCTCTACTTCTTCAAAAGCTCAAGAAGTATGAGCTACCAGACCTACCAGCTCCTCGTCATGATCCAGAGCTGTTAACAGCTGAGCAGCTACAGGCTTACAAGAAGATTGGATTCAGAAATAGAAACTATGTCCCTGTTGGAGTTCGTGGAGTCTTTGGAGGTGTTGTTCAAAACATGCACATGCACTGGAAATTCCATGAGACAGTGCAAGTTTGCTGTGACAATTTCCCAAAGGAAAAAATTAAGGAAATGGCATCAATGCTGACAAGATTGAGTGGTGGTATAGTGGTTAACATTCACAATaccaaaacaattatcatgtttcgTGGAAGGAACTACCGTCAACCAAAGAACCTCATACCTTTTAACACGCTTACCAAACGGAAG GCTTTATTCAAGGCTAGATATGAGCAGGCTCTTGAGTCACAGAAACTAAATATCAAGAAAATAGAGACACAACTTCGTCGCAAAGGTATTAACCCAGAGGACCCAGTTGCCATGGCCAGCATCCAGCGAGTTGCCTCGAGATTCTTTCAAGCCATAGACGAGCAGCAAGGTACTCCCTATGTCTTCCATGGGGATAAACAACCTACTGCTGGGACTACGGAATTAAAAGAAGCAGATGTTGAGCTAGCTGAGGATAGCGACCAGGAGGAGCTTGACAACTTCATTGCGGAAATAGAGAATGCAGCAGAGAAGCAATGGGAGGAAGAGGAGGCAgcagagaaagaagaaacttcaaggcTGCAGTATCGCTACAGAGAAGAGATGATGGGTGAGCGGAGGGGTTTCAATAGAAGCTATGACAACTCAGATGCCGATGATAGAACCCAGGGAAGATACAGGAGAGATAACGACAACAATAAATGGGCAACAGATACAAGGAGATGGGATGATGACAGTGAGATAGAGGCGTCAGGTGAGGATGTGGGTGAGCGCAGGGGTTTCGGGAGAAGCTATGATAACTCAGATGCTGAGGATAGAAGCCAGGGAAGATACATGAGAGAGAACAAAAACAACAGAAGAACAACAGGTTCGAGCAGGTTGGATGATGATACTGAAGCATCAGGCGAGGACTGGGACACTGATGATGGCAGGGATAGTATGGTTGTCTTCGACAAGGAGAGGCATGTACCTGATGAGCATCCTCGGCGATTTGACAACATGCGACATGAGAGGAGTAGTTCCAGTCACAGGCAGAATTATATGCCTGGGGCCTCCAGAAGTCCCAGCCGGACTCCGAAGAATGCAGTTAGTGTTTCTGATGACAGCGAGGATGACGTTTCAGACAGTGAAGATGATGAGGTGTGGGGAGCAGATTACAAGGAAGAGACGAGCTCGAGTGCCCCGAAGGTGAATTTTCCTAATTACAAGAGCAGCAGCGAGGAGGAGGATACCGGCGACAACTGGATGCGTGGTGGCAGAACCAGCCAAACGAAGAAGAATACCGACGAGGACTGGGACAGTGACTGA